GATCACCGAGGAGATCATGAAGATCGCGCTGGGCCAGGCCAAGGACGGCCGCCTGCACATCCTGGGCGAGATGGCCAAGGCGCTGACCGGTGCCCGCGAAGGCGTCAACGAGAACGCCCCGCGCATCACCGTCATCAACATCCCGAAGGAGAAGATCCGCGACGTGATCGGCTCCGGCGGCAAGGTGATCCGCGAGATCGTGGAGCAGACCGGCGCCAAGATCGACATCGACGACGACGGCACCGTCAAGGTTTCGGCCGTCGATCAGAAGAAGTCGGACGCCGCCATCGAGTGGATCAAGGGCATCGTCGCCGAGCCGGAGATGAACGTCGTCTACACCGGCAAGGTTGTGAAGGTCGTCGATTTCGGCGCCTTCGTGAACTTCCTGGGCTCGCGCGACGGCCTCGTCCACATCTCCGAGCTGGCGCAGCAGCGCGTCGGCAAGGTGTCGGACGTCGTGTCGCAGGGTGACTCGGTGAAGGTCAAGGTCATCGGCTTCGACGACCGCGGCAAGGTCAAGCTGTCGATGAAGCAGGTCGACCAGACCACCGGCGAGGACCTGACCAAGAAGGCGGAGTGATCCGTCGATAGGGTCCGGAACGCCCGGCAACCGCCGGGCGAGACCTGCCATGAACAGGGGCGCTTCCCATCGGGGAGCGCCCCTTGTCATTATGAGCCCCCCCTTCCTCTCTCCGCAGTTCTCCATGTCGCGCGCCGAACGTCTCCTCGATCTGATGCAGGTTCTGCGGCGGCATCGCCAGCCGGTCAGCGGCAAGTCGCTTGCCGACGAGCTGGGGGTCAGCCTGCGCACGCTCTATCGCGACATCGCCACCCTGCAGGCGCAGGGCGCGATGATCGAGGGGGAACCTGGTGTCGGCTATCTGCTGCGCGCCGGCTTCCTGCTGCCGCCGCTGATGTTTACCGAGGAGGAGGTCGAGGCGCTGGTGCTGGGCTCCCGCTGGGTGGTGGACCGCGGCGACAGCCGGCTGGGCTGGGCGGCGCGCAACGCGCTCGCTAAGATCGCCGCGGTGCTGCCGCCGGACAAACGGGAGGGGCTGGACGGCTCCGCCCTGCTGGTGGGTCCGGGCGAACCGATCCCAGCCGGCGATGCCGAACTGGCGACCATCCGCAGCGCCATCCGGGCGGAGCGCAAGCTGGAGATCGCCTATCGCGACCGCGACGGGTCGGAAAGCCGGCGCATCGTCTGGCCGTTCGCGTTGGGCTTCTTCGACCGGGTGCGGGTAATGGTGGCATGGTGCGAGCTGCGCCAGTCCTTCCGCCATTTCCGCACCGACCGCATCCTGGCGCTGACCACCAGCGAGACCCGCTATCCCCGCCGCCGACAGGCGATGCTGAAGGAGTGGCGCGCAGCGGAGGGCATCCCGCAATGATGGGTGGATGGGGCTGATGGGATGCTGACGGAAACTGTCAGCATGTGGGCTTAGTCTTGGCTTTGCCGGTGAGGGCGACGAACGGAACGGAACGGAACGAACCGAACCGACCGCCCCACCCCAATCCTTCAAGACCGGAGCCGACCATGACCGCGACCCAGACCGCCACCAACACCGCCGCCCTCGCCCTCGATTTCGTCCTGCTCTACGTCGACAGCCCGGCCGCCAGCGCCGCCTTCTATGCCGACCTGCTGGGCCGGCCGGCGGTGGAAGCCTCGCCCACCTTCGCCATGTTCAAGGCGGGTGATGGGCTGATGCTGGGCCTGTGGTCGCGCCACACGGTGGAGCCGGCAGCGACCACGCCCGGCGGTGGCGAGATCGCCTTCACCGTCGCCGGCGAGGCTGCGGTGCGCGACCTCCACGCCGACTGGAGCGCCCGCGGCCTGACCATCCTGCAGCCGCCGACGGCGATGGATTTCGGTCATACCTTCGTTGCACAGGACCCCGACGGCCATCGCCTGCGCGTGTTCGCCCCCAACCAGGGTGAGGAAGCCAACCAGCACGAAGCCAAGGCCGAACAGGTGCGGTCGTGAGCAGCGGCAGCACGCGGACGGGCGCCTGGATCGCAGTCGCCAGCGCCGAGCATGTGCGGCGCGGCCGGGCCGGCGGCTTCATGCAGGTCTGCCACGGCAAGGCGGCCCCGCTGCGGCGGATCCGGCCGGGCGACCGGGTGGTCTACTACTCCCCCACCGACAAATTCGGTGCAGCGGACGGGCTGAAATCCTTCACCGCGATCGGCACCGTCCTGCCGGGCGAGCCCTACCAGTTCGACATGGGCGGCGGCTTCGTCCCCTTCCGGCGCGACGTGTCCTGGTGGCCGGCCGAAGAGGCGCCGATCCTGCCGCTGCTGGACCGGCTTGAGCTGACCGCCGGGGTGCGGAACTGGGGCTATCCCTTCCGCTTTGGCCTGCTGCCGGTCAGCCTCGGCGATTTCGACCGGATCGCCGAGGCGATGCGGGCGGCGGTGCGGGAGGACATGGCGGCCTGATCGCATAAAAATCACCGGCCGACAGGGATGAAAATCCCTGCCGCCGACGTCTGACTGGGAGTGAAACGGGCGCCTGCAATGGCCTGAGGCGCCTGATACCTTGGTGTAAGAGTACGAATGAATGGCGAATCTTCCTGACCGAGATCAAGGCGAAACCCCTCGCAGTCCGCCATACATGCGCTTATATCGTCGGCAAGCCTGACCAAGGTCACCTGTACCGGGGCCATCGTTCTATGCATCGTTTCGCCAATCCCGCCCGCTTCCTGCGCCTTTCGGCCGTGCTGCTGCCATGGTGCGCCGGGGCGACCGTGATCCTGACGATCCTCGGGCTGTGGCTCAGCCTGTTCAGCTCGCCGCCCGACTATCAGCAGGGCGAGACGGTGCGGATCATGTACATCCATGTGCCCGCCGCCTGGATGAGCATGTTCATCTACACCAACATGGCCATCGCCGCCGGGGTGGGTCTGGTGTGGAAGCACCCGCTGGCCGACCTGTTCGCCAAGGCCGCCGCCCCCATCGGCGCCGGCTTCACCTTCGTCTGCCTGGTGACCGGGTCGCTGTGGGGCGCGCCGATGTGGGGCACCTGGTGGGTGTGGGACGCGCGGCTGACCAGCGTGCTGATCCTGTTCTTCCTCTATCTCGGCTACATGGCCCTGGTGAACGCCTTCGACGATCCGCAACGCGGCATGAAGGCCGGCAACGTCCTGCTGCTGGTCGGCATCGTCAATGTGCCGATCATCAAATTCTCGGTCGACTGGTGGAACACGCTTCACCAGCCCGCCAGCGTCGTGCGCATGGGCGGTCCCAGCATCGACCCCAGCATGTTGACGCCGCTTCTGGTGATGGCCGGCGCCTTCACCGCCTATTTCCTGTCGGTCGTCATGCTGCGCGTGCGCACCGAGATCGCCCAGCGCAAAATCCAGACGCTGCGGCTTTCGGTAGCCGGTGACGGCGCCGTGGCGGACGGGATGCGGGGGTAAGGATGATGAGCGAATTCTTCCACATGGGCGGGTACGCCGCCTACGTCTGGCCGGCCTACGGCATCGCCACCCTGGTCCTGCTGGGCCTGCTGGCCGCCACCTGGAAGGGGCTGCGCAACGCCGAGGCGACGCTGAAGGCGCTGGAAAGCGCCCGCCCGGCCCGCCGCCGCACCCGCAATGCCGGCCGCAAAGCGGCCGATCAGAACGCCGGAACGCCGGCGGAAGCGAGCGAAGGATGACCCGCAAGAAACGCCGCCTCTACATGCTGGGCCTCGCCCTTCTCGGGCTGGGCACGGCGACCGCCCTGGCGCTGACCGCCTTCCAGGACAACATCGTCTTCTTCTACAGCCCCAGCCAGCTGCAGGCCCAGCATGTGGGCGACCGCAATTTCCGCCTGGGCGGGCTGGTCGAGGAAGGCAGCGTGCAGAAGCTGCCGGACGGCGTCACCACCTCCTTCCGCGTCACTGACACCGCCAACACGGTGGACGTCCGCTATCGCGGCCAGCTGCCCGACCTGTTCCGCGAGGGCCAGGGCGTGGTGGCGGAGGGCAAAATGACCGGCGGCGTCTTCGTCGCGCGCGAGGTGCTGGCCAAGCATGACGAGAACTACATGCCGCCGGAGGTGTCGGAGGCATTGAAGCAGGCCGGCGTCTACAAGAAGCCGGCGGAGTCCGAGACCAAGACCGCGAAGAAGGAGTAGCGGGCCCGTGATCCCCGAACTCGGCCATTACGCGCTGGTGCTGGCGCTGTTCGTCGCGCTGGTGCAGTCGGTCCCGCCGCTGGTCGGCGCCGCCACCCGCAACACCGCCTGGATGAACGTCGCGGTGCCCGCGGCGATCGCCCAGATGATGCTGGTGCTGATCGCCTACGGCGCCCTGACCTGGGCGCATGTGGTGTCCGATTTCAGCGTGCTGAACGTGGTGCAGAACAGCCACTCGGCCAAGCCGATGCTCTACAAGGTGTCGGGCGTCTGGGGCAACCACGAGGGCTCGATGATGCTGTGGATCGTCATGCTGACGATCTTCGGCGCTGCCGTGGCCGTGTTCGGGCGCAACCTGCCGCCGACGCTGAAGGCGCGGGTTCTGGCGGTCCAGGGTCTGATCGGGGTCGGTTTCCTGCTGTTCATCCTGATCACCTCCAACCCCTTCATCCGCGTGGTCCCGGCGCCGCTGGACGGCAACGACCTGAACCCACTGCTGCAGGACCCCGGCCTCGCCTTCCACCCGCCCTTCCTCTATGCCGGCTATGTCGGATTCTCCATGGCCTTCTCGTTCGCGGTCGCCGCGTTGATCGAGGGGCGGGTCGATCCCGCCTGGGCGCGCTGGGTGCGGCCCTGGACGCTGGCGGCATGGTCGACCCTGACCATGGGCATCGCGATGGGCTCCTGGTGGGCCTATTACGAGCTGGGCTGGGGCGGCTGGTGGTATTGGGACCCGGTGGAGAACGCCTCCTTCATGCCCTGGCTGGCCGGCACCGCGCTCTTGCACTCCGCCATCGTGGTGGAGAAGCGTGACGCGCTGAAGAGCTGGACCATCCTGCTGTCCATCGTCACCTTCTCGCTGTCGCTGATGGGCACCTTCCTGGTGCGCTCCGGCATCCTGACCTCGGTCCATGCCTTCGCCGTCGATCCCAAGCGCGGCATCTTCATCCTGGTGCTGCTGGCGGTCGCCACCGGCGGCTCGCTTCTGCTCTACAGCCTGCGGGCGCCGTCGCTGAAGGCGGGCGGGCTGTTCGCACCGATCAGCCGCGAAGGCGCGCTGGTGCTGAACAACCTGCTGCTGTCCACCGCGACGGCGACGGTGTTCATCGGCACGCTCTATCCGCTGTTCCTCGACATCATGAAGCTGGGCAAGGTGTCGGTCGGCGCCCCCTTCTTCAACGCCACCTTCGTTCCGGTCGCCATTCCGGTGGTGATCGCCATGGTGGTCGGTCCCTACCTGTCGTGGAAGCGGGCGGATCTGGGGGCGGCGCTGACCCGGCTGTGGGTGGCCGGCGTCGCCGTGGTGATCGCCGTCGCCATCACCGCCTATGTCAAGGCGGGCGGCGGGCCGCTGATGGCGCTGGTCGGCATCGCGCTCGCCGCCTGGGCCTTCGTCGGCTCGCTGGTCGAGTTCGCCGACCGCATCGCCCTGTTCCGCACCTCGTTCCGCAACAGCTGGAACCGTGCGGTGCATCTGCCGCGCAGCGCCTGGGGCATGACCATCGCCCATGCCAGCATCGGCCTGTCGATCCTGGGCATGACCGGCACCTCCGCCTGGCAGACGGAATCCATCACGTCGATGAAGCCGGGCGACCAGACCAACGTCGCCGGCTACGAGTTCCACTTCGACAGCGTCGGGCTGGTGAACGGCCCGAACTTCAAGGCGGAGCGCGGCATCTTCACGGTGACGAAGGACGGCCGGCCCATCGCCACGCTGGAGCCGGAGCGCCGCAGCTACAGCACCACCCGCATGACCACCACGGAATCGGCCATCCACACCACGGTCTTCTCCGACCTGTATGTGGCGCTGGGCGACCCGACGCAGAACGGCACCGCCTGGATCGTCCGCATCTATCACCACCCGCTGGTGCCGTGGATCTGGATCGGCGGCGTCGGGATGATGCTGGGCGGGCTGGTGAGCCTGACCGACCGTCGCTTCCGCATCGGCGCGCCCGAACGCCGCCGGGTGGCCGGAAAATCGGCCCCGCTTCCGGCCGAATGAGGACCAAGACACGATGCGCCGCCTTCTGTACCTGCTGCCCTTCCTGCTGTTCATCGGGGTGGGCGTGGCCTTCTACCTGGGGTTCGAGCGTGACCCGCGCGACATCCCGTCGGCCCTGATCGACAAGCCGGCCCCGACCTTCGACCTGCCGGCGATCCCGGGCCAGATGGTCCAAGGTCAGCCCGCCACCGCCGGCCTGTCCTCGGCCAAGCTGAGCGGCGACGTGACGCTGGTGAACGTCTTCGCCTCCTGGTGCATCCCCTGCAAGGCGGAGCATCCCGTCATCACCCGCCTGTCGCGGGAGCAGGGGGTGACGGTCTACGGCATCAACTACAAGGACAAGCCGGAGGACGCGCTGACCTGGCTGTCGCGCAACGGCAACCCCTATGCCGCCATCGGCGCCGACCAGGACGGCCGGGTGTCGATCGACTGGGGCGTCTACGGCGTGCCGGAAAGCTACCTGATCGACCGCAAGGGCCGCATCCGCTACAAACATGTCGGCCCGCTGACCCCGCAGGTGGTGGAGGAGCAGATCCTCCCCATGGTCAAGCATCTGAGGCAGGGCTGATGAAGCGCATCCTTCTCGCCGCCCTGCTGGCGCTGTCGGCCTTGTCCCCCGCCATCACGCCCGCCCTGGCCGTCCAGCCGGACGAGGTGCTGCAGGACCCGGCGCTGGAATCGCGCGCCCGCGCCATCAGCCAGGAGCTGCGCTGCCTCGTCTGCCAGAACCAGTCGATCGACGACAGCAACGCGCCGCTGGCCCGCGACCTGCGCGTCCTGGTGCGCGACCGGCTGAAGGCCGGCGACAGCGACGACAAGGTGATGGAGTTCGTCACCGACCGCTATGGCGACTATGTGCTGCTGCGTCCGCCCTTCAAGGCGACCACGCTGGTGCTGTGGATCGGCCCCTTCGCCGTGCTGCTGCTGGGTGCGGCCGGCACCTTCCTGTTCCTGCGCGGGCGGCGCGGTGTCGCCGCCGGCGCCGATACCGCTCCCCTGAGCGCGGATGAGCGGCGGCGGCTGGACGCCCTGCTGCGGAAAGACGACTGATGCTGTTCTGGATTTTCGCCGCCGTCCTGACCGCGGCCGTTCTGCTGCTGCTGGTGCCGCCGCTGCTGCGGTCTGCCGGATCCGGCCCCGACCGCGAGGAGTTCGACCGCGAGGTCTATCGCGACCAGCTGGACGAGCTGGAACGCGACCGGGCGCGCGGCCTGATCAACGACGCCCAGGCCGAAGCGGCCAAGGCGGAGATCGCCCGGCGCATGCTGGCGACCGCCGAGAAGGGCGGCAATGCCGGTGCACCGAAGACGGCGCGCAGCGGTCGCCTGCTGGCGGTGCTGCTGGCGCTGGTGCTGCCGGTCGGCGCGCTTGCGGTCTACGGCTCGGTCGGCCGCCCCGACCTGCCGGCCCAGCCGCTGGCCTCGCGCAATCTGGAGCAGGAGCGCGGCGGTCCGCCCAAGAGCGTGCTTGCCGCGATGGACAAGCTGAAGGCCCAGTTGGCCGAGAACCCCAATGATCTGCAGGGCTGGCTGATCCTGGGCCAGGCCTATGCCAAGATGGGCCGCAACGCCGACGCGGCCGACGCGCTACGCCACGCCGTCGCCCTGAACAAGGACGATGTCGAGATCCAGGGCCTGTTCGGCGAGACGCTGGTCTCCGCCAACGACGGCATGGTCCCGGAAGAGGCGGTGGCCGCCTTCGACGCCGTGCTCGCCAAGGAGCCGAAGGACCCGCGCGCCCGCTTCTTCGCCGCCCTTGCCCGCTTCCAGGCCGGCGACCAGCAGGGAGCGCTGGACCGCTGGAGCGCGCTGATGGCGGAATCTCCCGCCGACGCGCCGTGGGTGCCGGTGGTCCGCGATCAGATCCGCGAGGCCGCGGTGGCGCTGAACCTCGACCCCGCCAAGGTGACGCCGCAGCCGCTTCCGCCGGAGCAGAAGGAGCAGGCGGCGCAAGGTCAGCCGGGTGGCCCGCAGACCGCTCCCAACGCCGCACCGAACGCCCCGGCCAACATGGCCGGCCAGGACGAGATGATCCGCGGCATGGTCGCCAACCTCGCCGCCCGGCTGGACGCCGATCCGTCCGATGTCGATGGCTGGCTGAAGCTCGCCCGCTCCTATGGCGTGCTGGGCGAGCCTGCCAAGGCGCTGGACGCCGCCCGCAAGGCGCGCGAGCGGGCGCCGGAGCGGGCCGACGTGCAGGTCGCCTACGCCAACGCCGTGCTGCAGACCCAGCCGCGCAACGAGACGCCGAAGCCGCTGCCGGACGAGGCGACGTCCGCCCTGCGTCTGGCGCTGAAGGCGGAGCCGGACAACAAGGACGCGCTGTGGCTGCTCGGCCTCGACGCCATGATGTCGGGCCGCAAGGACGAGGCCGAGGCCCATTGGAGCAAGCTGATCACCCAGTTCAAGCCGAGCGACCCCGAATACACCCTGTTGAAGGGGCGTTTGGACGCGTTGAAGGCGGGCGGCTGACCGCCACCGCCGCCACCATCCTGTCTTGGGACGTCTTTTCTTTCGCGTTGCGGCAACACACATTGACAGGGGCGGGCCGACGGGCTTTATCCGTCGGCACCGCCCTTTTCGTTTCCGCAGAAGGTTCCGCGCCGATGACCCGCAGACGACTGCCCACGCCCGACGAGCGGCGCCTGTGGCGGCTCGCCATGCGCGACGCCGAACCGATGCCCGGCCGCATGGTCGAGGCTGAGCCGGAACCAGTGGCGACCATGGCGGAACTGGTGGAGGAGCCGGTGGCGACCAGCCTCGCCCCGCCGCCGACCGCACGCCGCCACCCTTCCCCGCCCGGCCCGGCCCGGCCCGGCCATCCGCCGCTGACGCCGGGTTCGACCGCCAACATCGACCGCCGCACCGGCGACCGCTTCCGCCGCGGCGAACTGGAGATCGATGGCCGCATCGACCTGCACGGCATGACCCAGGCCCAGGCGCACAATGCGCTTGCCGCCTTCGTCCACCGCGCCTGGAACGAGGGGCGGCGCTGTGTTCTGGTCATCACCGGCAAGGGCAGTTTCGGCGGTCTGGGCGTGCTGCGTCAGGCGACCCCCCGCTGGCTGGCGGATCCGGCCCTGCGCCCGATGGTGCTGGCGATCCAGCCGGCCCGGCCGAAGGATGGCGGCGACGGCGCGCTGTATGTCTTGATCAAACGGCGGCGCGACCGTAAGGACTGAGTCCCACACAGTCAGGGACTCCACATGACCCCGTTCGGCGAACGGGTCCGGTCGCTGCGCGACGCCAAAGGCGTGACGCTGAAGCAGATGGCGACCGACCTGTCCATCTCGTCCGCCTATCTGTCGGCCCTGGAACATGGCAAGCGCGGCCAGCCATCGCCGCAGCTGGTCCGGCAGATCTGCGCCTATTTCGGCATCATCTGGGACGAGGCGGAGGAGCTGGAACGGCTGGCGGATCTGTCGCATCCCCGCGTGACCGTCGACACCGCGGGGCTGAGCGCGAGAGCGACCGAGCTTGCCAACCGGCTGTCGGAACGCATCGGCGATCTGGACGAGGAGCGGATCGAGGCGATCCTGGCGATTTTGGATGCGGTCCCGCCGAAGAAGGGGACGCGGCGTCGGGTGGGGGCGCGGCGGCGGTAGGTCTTGTTTGAAGAGGCGTCGGCTTCGAATGCCCCCACCTAACCTCCCCCGCTTCGCAGGGGAGGGACTGCCGCCGCCTTCCCGATCAAGCACTTATCCCCTCCCCTGCCCAGCTCTCGCACAAAGCTCCGCTTTGTGCTGACGCGGCAGGCGGACCGAAGGTCCGCTGAGAGCGGGGGAGGGTTAGGGTGGGGGCAAAACGTTGAACGCCCTCAAGCCTTCCCGATCATCCGTCCCAGGTCGCGGCCGGCGAACAGGTGGATGTGCAGGTGGGGCACTTCCTGATGCGCGGCCTCGCCGCAATTGGACAGGACGCGATAGCCGGGGCCGTCGGCGCCGACCATGCGGGCAACCTCGCCCACCGCGCGGAACAGGCCGGCGATCTCGGCGTCGGACGCCTTGGCGGTGAAGTCGTCCATGTCGACGTAGGCGCCCTTGGGGATCACCAGCACATGGGTCGGCGCCTGCGGGTCGATGTCGTGGAAGGCGAGCGCGTGTTCGGTCTCATGCACCTTCTTGCACGGGATTTCGCCGCGCAGGATGCGGGCGAACACGTTGTTGGCGTCATAGCTCTTGGCCATCGCATGCGTCCTCTTGTTGGGGAGTCCCGCCCAAGCCCCATTCAAGCTTTACGGGACTTCTTCTCGTCGATGCCGCTGGTGCCCTCGCGCTGGGCGAGCTTGCTCCAGACCTCCGCCGGATCCAGTCCGAGGTCGGCCCACAGCACCAGCAGGTGATAGAGCAGGTCGGCGGATTCCGCGGCCAGGGCCGCCTTGTCGCCGCGCACGGCCTCAAGGATCGCCTCCACTGCCTCCTCGCCCACCTTCTGGGCGATCTTGGCCGTGCCGCGGCTGTAGAGCTTCGCGGTGTAGGAGGTCTCCGGATCCGCCCCCTTGCGGGCCAGTACGGTGGTGAACAGCCGGTCGAGCACCTCGGCCGACGGCAGGGCCGGCGCCTTTTCGGCAGCCTTCTCCATGGCCTTCTCTACTGCCTTCTTCTCACCCATTGGCTTTCTCCGCGGCGGCCGTCTCCACCGCCTTGGCCGGGCGCACCGGGATGCCGGCGGCACTCAGCGCCGCCTTGGCCTGACCGATGGTGAAGGTGCCGAAATGGAAGATCGAGGCGGCGAGCACGGCGGTGGCGTGGCCCTCGCGGATGCCCTCCACCAGATGGTCGAGCGTACCGACGCCGCCCGACGCGATCACCGGAATGCGGATCGAGTCCGCCACCGTGCGCGTCAGCTCCAGGTCGAAACCGCTCTTGGTGCCGTCGCGGTCCATCGAGGTCAGCAGGATTTCGCCCGCCCCCAGCGATTCCATCCGCTTGGCCCATTCCACCGCGTCGATGCCGGTGGCGTTGCGCCCGCCATGGGTGAAGACCTCCCAT
The Azospirillum sp. TSA2s DNA segment above includes these coding regions:
- a CDS encoding helix-turn-helix domain-containing protein gives rise to the protein MTPFGERVRSLRDAKGVTLKQMATDLSISSAYLSALEHGKRGQPSPQLVRQICAYFGIIWDEAEELERLADLSHPRVTVDTAGLSARATELANRLSERIGDLDEERIEAILAILDAVPPKKGTRRRVGARRR
- the ccmI gene encoding c-type cytochrome biogenesis protein CcmI produces the protein MLFWIFAAVLTAAVLLLLVPPLLRSAGSGPDREEFDREVYRDQLDELERDRARGLINDAQAEAAKAEIARRMLATAEKGGNAGAPKTARSGRLLAVLLALVLPVGALAVYGSVGRPDLPAQPLASRNLEQERGGPPKSVLAAMDKLKAQLAENPNDLQGWLILGQAYAKMGRNADAADALRHAVALNKDDVEIQGLFGETLVSANDGMVPEEAVAAFDAVLAKEPKDPRARFFAALARFQAGDQQGALDRWSALMAESPADAPWVPVVRDQIREAAVALNLDPAKVTPQPLPPEQKEQAAQGQPGGPQTAPNAAPNAPANMAGQDEMIRGMVANLAARLDADPSDVDGWLKLARSYGVLGEPAKALDAARKARERAPERADVQVAYANAVLQTQPRNETPKPLPDEATSALRLALKAEPDNKDALWLLGLDAMMSGRKDEAEAHWSKLITQFKPSDPEYTLLKGRLDALKAGG
- a CDS encoding cytochrome c-type biogenesis protein, giving the protein MKRILLAALLALSALSPAITPALAVQPDEVLQDPALESRARAISQELRCLVCQNQSIDDSNAPLARDLRVLVRDRLKAGDSDDKVMEFVTDRYGDYVLLRPPFKATTLVLWIGPFAVLLLGAAGTFLFLRGRRGVAAGADTAPLSADERRRLDALLRKDD
- a CDS encoding heme lyase CcmF/NrfE family subunit, producing the protein MIPELGHYALVLALFVALVQSVPPLVGAATRNTAWMNVAVPAAIAQMMLVLIAYGALTWAHVVSDFSVLNVVQNSHSAKPMLYKVSGVWGNHEGSMMLWIVMLTIFGAAVAVFGRNLPPTLKARVLAVQGLIGVGFLLFILITSNPFIRVVPAPLDGNDLNPLLQDPGLAFHPPFLYAGYVGFSMAFSFAVAALIEGRVDPAWARWVRPWTLAAWSTLTMGIAMGSWWAYYELGWGGWWYWDPVENASFMPWLAGTALLHSAIVVEKRDALKSWTILLSIVTFSLSLMGTFLVRSGILTSVHAFAVDPKRGIFILVLLAVATGGSLLLYSLRAPSLKAGGLFAPISREGALVLNNLLLSTATATVFIGTLYPLFLDIMKLGKVSVGAPFFNATFVPVAIPVVIAMVVGPYLSWKRADLGAALTRLWVAGVAVVIAVAITAYVKAGGGPLMALVGIALAAWAFVGSLVEFADRIALFRTSFRNSWNRAVHLPRSAWGMTIAHASIGLSILGMTGTSAWQTESITSMKPGDQTNVAGYEFHFDSVGLVNGPNFKAERGIFTVTKDGRPIATLEPERRSYSTTRMTTTESAIHTTVFSDLYVALGDPTQNGTAWIVRIYHHPLVPWIWIGGVGMMLGGLVSLTDRRFRIGAPERRRVAGKSAPLPAE
- a CDS encoding histidine triad nucleotide-binding protein, whose protein sequence is MAKSYDANNVFARILRGEIPCKKVHETEHALAFHDIDPQAPTHVLVIPKGAYVDMDDFTAKASDAEIAGLFRAVGEVARMVGADGPGYRVLSNCGEAAHQEVPHLHIHLFAGRDLGRMIGKA
- the ccmD gene encoding heme exporter protein CcmD → MMSEFFHMGGYAAYVWPAYGIATLVLLGLLAATWKGLRNAEATLKALESARPARRRTRNAGRKAADQNAGTPAEASEG
- a CDS encoding EVE domain-containing protein encodes the protein MSSGSTRTGAWIAVASAEHVRRGRAGGFMQVCHGKAAPLRRIRPGDRVVYYSPTDKFGAADGLKSFTAIGTVLPGEPYQFDMGGGFVPFRRDVSWWPAEEAPILPLLDRLELTAGVRNWGYPFRFGLLPVSLGDFDRIAEAMRAAVREDMAA
- a CDS encoding heme ABC transporter permease; amino-acid sequence: MHRFANPARFLRLSAVLLPWCAGATVILTILGLWLSLFSSPPDYQQGETVRIMYIHVPAAWMSMFIYTNMAIAAGVGLVWKHPLADLFAKAAAPIGAGFTFVCLVTGSLWGAPMWGTWWVWDARLTSVLILFFLYLGYMALVNAFDDPQRGMKAGNVLLLVGIVNVPIIKFSVDWWNTLHQPASVVRMGGPSIDPSMLTPLLVMAGAFTAYFLSVVMLRVRTEIAQRKIQTLRLSVAGDGAVADGMRG
- the ccmE gene encoding cytochrome c maturation protein CcmE, giving the protein MTRKKRRLYMLGLALLGLGTATALALTAFQDNIVFFYSPSQLQAQHVGDRNFRLGGLVEEGSVQKLPDGVTTSFRVTDTANTVDVRYRGQLPDLFREGQGVVAEGKMTGGVFVAREVLAKHDENYMPPEVSEALKQAGVYKKPAESETKTAKKE
- a CDS encoding Smr/MutS family protein encodes the protein MTRRRLPTPDERRLWRLAMRDAEPMPGRMVEAEPEPVATMAELVEEPVATSLAPPPTARRHPSPPGPARPGHPPLTPGSTANIDRRTGDRFRRGELEIDGRIDLHGMTQAQAHNALAAFVHRAWNEGRRCVLVITGKGSFGGLGVLRQATPRWLADPALRPMVLAIQPARPKDGGDGALYVLIKRRRDRKD
- a CDS encoding phosphoribosyl-ATP diphosphatase → MEKAAEKAPALPSAEVLDRLFTTVLARKGADPETSYTAKLYSRGTAKIAQKVGEEAVEAILEAVRGDKAALAAESADLLYHLLVLWADLGLDPAEVWSKLAQREGTSGIDEKKSRKA
- a CDS encoding VOC family protein, yielding MTATQTATNTAALALDFVLLYVDSPAASAAFYADLLGRPAVEASPTFAMFKAGDGLMLGLWSRHTVEPAATTPGGGEIAFTVAGEAAVRDLHADWSARGLTILQPPTAMDFGHTFVAQDPDGHRLRVFAPNQGEEANQHEAKAEQVRS
- a CDS encoding DsbE family thiol:disulfide interchange protein; amino-acid sequence: MRRLLYLLPFLLFIGVGVAFYLGFERDPRDIPSALIDKPAPTFDLPAIPGQMVQGQPATAGLSSAKLSGDVTLVNVFASWCIPCKAEHPVITRLSREQGVTVYGINYKDKPEDALTWLSRNGNPYAAIGADQDGRVSIDWGVYGVPESYLIDRKGRIRYKHVGPLTPQVVEEQILPMVKHLRQG
- a CDS encoding YafY family protein; this translates as MSPPFLSPQFSMSRAERLLDLMQVLRRHRQPVSGKSLADELGVSLRTLYRDIATLQAQGAMIEGEPGVGYLLRAGFLLPPLMFTEEEVEALVLGSRWVVDRGDSRLGWAARNALAKIAAVLPPDKREGLDGSALLVGPGEPIPAGDAELATIRSAIRAERKLEIAYRDRDGSESRRIVWPFALGFFDRVRVMVAWCELRQSFRHFRTDRILALTTSETRYPRRRQAMLKEWRAAEGIPQ